In a genomic window of Amycolatopsis japonica:
- a CDS encoding non-ribosomal peptide synthetase/MFS transporter, translated as MTDSLITPAQRRMRELLAGRAAAALSGGPAAEPSIPRLPRDGSPAPLSSAQARLWFLARFEPGGHTYNLPLVLDLTGPADETALLAAVRDVADRHDVLRGVYREIDGEPMRCPGPGVPVSTVDVTAEELDAAVAAEAVRPFALGDLPPMRAVLFRVAADRRVLALTFHHIAMDAPSAAVVLDDLAACYAARLGLRDVPPPPALQYADLVAWNDSRPDTAEADLDWWHERLAGLPPVLALPTDRPRPAVAGDEGAEVVVKVPAALTARLREIARTTGATPFMVFLACWQTLLARLAGTTDVPVGVPESGRRHPDAERVVGCFVDTLVLRTDLAGATTGRDLLATARDTVLDAFAHTGVAFERIVERVAPRRGLDASPIFQVMLNVLDEPSRTPELPGLTTRVTEPPVRGVKFDLSLALSRSGDGYSGGLAYRTDLFDRGTAERIARWFVTLVDGITADLDRPVAEVPVEVVTSPVLAGPAQDRTELRPVHTLIEDTADRCPDAVAVVGGAGSLTYRQLDERANRLAHRLRELGVRADEPVGMLLEQGTDVAVAVLGIMKSGGAYLPMDTTYPPSRVAAILATAKARILLAEPGLDITVPDVTVLTVDDAVAAQPSSRPGVPVAGHDLIHVIFTSGSTGAPKGVAVEHRNVAHYLSGMLPRLGDVAGASFAVVSTPAADFGLTCVYGALTTGGTVHLVERDTAMDPESFARYLAEHPVDVLKCVPSHLELLARHGDLAAVLPNRLLILAGEACPWSLVERVETARPGLRVQSHYGHTESTMISMTCDVATVPPHERTGYVPLGIPLPGVAGHLVDARGAVVPGGMTGELVIGGPQITRGYLGDDTQTAARFVPDPLGTGVRCFRSGDLLRIRADGTVQFLGRADDQVKVRGHRVELGEVTAALRDVDGVAEAVVLPVGDGLDRRLAAWLVGPGLDVATVRRTLRERLPDYMVPASLTVLDRLPLNANGKIDRAALPDAAERVPATRRPVATPAERLVARIWSDVLGIDGISADDDFFAVGGHSFAAVRVAGRLGEALHRDVAVRTMFEHPVLADLAAVLAADPDGVSGGAPIPVRPDPEAPAPLSSAQARLWFLELLGPGSAYHADLVLRLRGPLDSAAMALAVRDVAARHTVLRTVIEERDGTPVAVPVPADRVPMSVVDIAADRVDAACRTELARPFALDREPPLRASLFRIADDEHVLALTVHHIATDNWSRGVIGTDLADAYAARLAGSAPDAALPVQYADYAAWLAARARDEDLDWWCDRLSGLPPLLTLPTDRPRPAVAGWSGGHVRFALPAALTARVRRVAAETGVTPFMVLLACWQELLGRRAGTEDVAVGVPESGRHHPDVESTVGCFVNTLVLRTDLGGDPTVRELLGRSRETVLGAFAHAETPLERIIERLRPERSVAATPIFQVLLNVLDQPATPPAIPGVEVTAVRDAGEQVKFDLSLVLVNDGDTYLGGLAYRADLFDAATAEEIVADFQALLTGLMSDVDNRVAAAGPARAGSRPVTVPSPEPVTGSRSLETPAEHRVAQAWAQVLDVSEIHADDDFFALGGHSFTAVRAVRLIDERLRVIDLFLHPTVRELAAHLDAGRDTDDGRLLHRLSPARTGTPDVTLVCVPYGGGSAAVFQPLATELAVAAPEIDLLAVELPGHDVARPDEAFRTVDEVVDLLADEIGRTVTGPVAVYGHCVGSAVATALAARLEADGRTVAGVVVAGSFPAARLPGKLSAWLQRRFPRERWVADRLYRDTLRATGGLLDDMDEAASAAMLHALRHDAGQAQSWFGRALDPDAGPQPRLVAPVLCVAGASDPATELYQERYREWGVFADRVELAVLPKAGHYFLRHQAAEVAALLRDRLSRWAAGDLPPEIDDVPVAAAATRRGLRAFYTVAGGQAVSMIGNELSAFALGVWAYQLSGRVIDLALVVLLARVPSMLLTPVGGALADRVDRRRIMLCCDLTSGAAMAVLAVLFALGRLDLVTVCAIVGVMSVASAFHRPAYLAAIAQLVPKPYLPQANALADMGAGLGTVLGPVLGGVLMGLSGLTGVVVVDVATFAIGVTTLVLVRFPDRMSFTRVEPFTRAVTGGWKFVLRRKPLLVMIGYFAVVNYFTAVMWVGLTPLVLSIGSTGELGVVSAVGGIGAAVGALVVITWGGTARRATGMIAFVVGSGIGVALMGAWPSVFVIAIGLFVRLACMSIGNAHWLSIIQTKVGQHLQGRVLAINVMLATAMQPLGFLTAGPLADLLGGFATLMVVSGAVLVVWGVLGLRYRPLHDIEELLPDAAPPAEIDADLDRVQALADRDLVR; from the coding sequence ATGACCGACTCACTGATCACCCCCGCGCAGCGACGGATGCGCGAACTGCTCGCGGGCCGCGCCGCCGCCGCACTGAGCGGCGGCCCCGCCGCGGAGCCCTCCATCCCCCGCCTCCCTCGCGACGGATCACCGGCGCCGCTGTCGTCCGCGCAGGCCAGGTTGTGGTTCCTGGCCCGCTTCGAACCCGGCGGCCACACCTACAACCTGCCGCTCGTGCTCGACCTGACCGGACCGGCCGACGAGACCGCGCTCCTCGCCGCGGTCCGTGACGTCGCCGACCGCCACGACGTGCTCCGCGGCGTGTACCGGGAGATCGACGGCGAGCCGATGCGGTGCCCGGGACCCGGCGTTCCGGTGTCCACTGTGGACGTGACGGCGGAGGAACTGGACGCCGCCGTGGCCGCCGAGGCCGTCCGTCCGTTCGCGCTCGGCGACCTGCCGCCGATGCGGGCGGTGCTGTTCCGCGTCGCCGCCGACCGGCGTGTGCTGGCGTTGACGTTCCACCACATCGCGATGGACGCCCCGTCGGCCGCGGTCGTGCTCGACGACCTCGCCGCCTGTTACGCGGCCCGCCTCGGCCTCCGCGACGTACCGCCACCACCGGCGCTCCAGTACGCGGATCTGGTGGCATGGAATGATTCCAGGCCGGACACCGCCGAGGCCGATCTGGACTGGTGGCACGAGCGGCTCGCCGGACTGCCCCCGGTGCTGGCGCTGCCGACCGACCGGCCCCGGCCGGCCGTGGCCGGTGACGAGGGCGCCGAAGTCGTCGTCAAGGTGCCTGCCGCCCTCACCGCGCGGCTGCGGGAGATCGCCCGCACCACCGGCGCCACCCCGTTCATGGTGTTCCTGGCGTGCTGGCAGACCTTGCTCGCCAGGCTGGCCGGGACGACCGACGTTCCGGTGGGGGTGCCCGAGTCCGGACGGCGCCACCCGGACGCCGAACGGGTCGTCGGCTGCTTCGTCGACACGCTGGTGCTGCGCACCGACCTGGCCGGGGCGACCACCGGCCGCGATCTGCTCGCCACCGCACGCGACACGGTGCTCGACGCGTTCGCGCACACGGGCGTGGCGTTCGAGCGGATCGTGGAACGGGTCGCGCCCCGGCGCGGGCTCGACGCGTCGCCGATCTTCCAGGTCATGCTCAACGTCCTCGACGAACCGTCACGGACGCCCGAGCTACCCGGCCTGACCACGCGAGTCACCGAACCGCCGGTGCGCGGCGTCAAGTTCGACCTGAGCCTCGCACTGTCCCGGTCCGGTGACGGCTATTCGGGCGGGCTCGCCTACCGCACCGACCTGTTCGACCGGGGCACCGCGGAGCGGATCGCCCGCTGGTTCGTCACGCTCGTCGACGGGATCACCGCGGACCTCGACCGGCCAGTGGCCGAGGTGCCCGTCGAGGTCGTCACCTCGCCGGTGCTGGCAGGACCGGCCCAGGATCGGACCGAACTCCGGCCGGTGCACACCCTGATCGAGGACACCGCCGACCGCTGCCCGGACGCGGTCGCGGTGGTCGGCGGGGCCGGTTCGCTGACCTACCGGCAGCTCGACGAGCGGGCCAACCGGCTCGCGCATCGGCTCCGTGAACTGGGCGTGCGCGCTGACGAGCCGGTCGGGATGTTGCTGGAGCAGGGCACCGATGTCGCGGTCGCGGTGCTGGGCATCATGAAGTCCGGTGGCGCGTATCTGCCGATGGACACCACCTACCCGCCGTCGCGGGTGGCCGCCATCCTCGCCACCGCGAAGGCCCGGATCCTGCTCGCCGAACCCGGCCTCGACATCACCGTTCCCGATGTCACCGTCCTGACCGTCGACGACGCCGTCGCCGCCCAGCCCAGCAGCAGGCCGGGCGTCCCGGTCGCGGGGCACGACCTCATCCACGTCATCTTCACGTCCGGTTCGACCGGCGCTCCCAAGGGTGTCGCGGTCGAGCACCGCAACGTCGCGCACTACCTGTCGGGCATGCTGCCCCGGCTCGGCGACGTGGCGGGCGCGTCGTTCGCCGTGGTCTCCACCCCGGCCGCCGACTTCGGCCTCACCTGCGTCTATGGTGCCCTCACCACCGGCGGCACGGTGCATCTGGTCGAGCGGGACACCGCGATGGACCCGGAATCCTTCGCCCGCTACCTGGCCGAGCATCCGGTCGACGTGCTCAAATGCGTGCCCAGCCACCTGGAACTCCTTGCCCGGCATGGGGATCTGGCCGCCGTGCTGCCGAATCGGCTGCTGATCCTCGCCGGTGAAGCGTGCCCGTGGTCGCTCGTCGAGCGCGTCGAGACAGCCCGGCCCGGCCTGCGGGTGCAGAGCCACTACGGGCACACCGAAAGCACGATGATCTCGATGACCTGCGACGTGGCGACCGTCCCACCGCACGAACGCACCGGATACGTACCGCTCGGCATCCCGCTGCCCGGGGTCGCCGGTCATCTCGTCGACGCGCGCGGCGCGGTCGTTCCCGGTGGCATGACCGGCGAACTGGTGATCGGCGGACCGCAGATCACGCGGGGCTATCTCGGCGACGACACGCAGACGGCGGCCCGGTTCGTGCCCGACCCGCTGGGCACCGGCGTGCGATGCTTCCGCAGCGGAGACCTGTTGCGGATCCGCGCCGACGGCACCGTGCAGTTCCTCGGCCGCGCCGACGACCAGGTGAAGGTGCGCGGCCACCGGGTGGAACTGGGCGAGGTCACCGCCGCACTGCGGGACGTCGACGGCGTGGCCGAGGCCGTCGTCCTGCCGGTCGGTGACGGCCTCGACCGGCGCCTGGCCGCTTGGCTCGTCGGGCCGGGACTCGACGTGGCGACCGTACGCCGGACACTGCGCGAGCGGCTGCCGGACTACATGGTGCCCGCCTCGCTGACCGTGCTGGATCGCTTGCCGCTCAACGCGAACGGCAAGATCGATCGGGCGGCTCTGCCCGACGCCGCCGAGCGTGTGCCCGCGACGCGGCGGCCGGTGGCGACCCCGGCCGAACGGCTCGTGGCGCGGATCTGGAGCGACGTGCTCGGGATCGACGGCATCTCCGCGGACGACGACTTCTTCGCCGTGGGCGGGCATTCCTTCGCCGCGGTGCGCGTGGCGGGACGGCTGGGTGAGGCGCTGCACCGCGATGTCGCCGTGCGCACGATGTTCGAGCACCCCGTGCTGGCCGATCTCGCCGCCGTGCTGGCCGCCGACCCGGACGGCGTGTCCGGCGGCGCACCCATCCCCGTGCGGCCGGATCCCGAAGCACCCGCGCCGCTGTCGTCCGCGCAGGCGCGGCTGTGGTTCCTCGAACTGCTCGGCCCGGGCTCGGCCTATCACGCCGATCTCGTGCTGCGGCTGCGTGGGCCGCTGGACTCGGCGGCGATGGCGCTCGCGGTGCGGGACGTCGCCGCACGGCACACCGTCCTGCGCACCGTCATCGAGGAACGGGACGGGACCCCGGTGGCCGTGCCGGTACCGGCCGACCGCGTCCCTATGTCCGTTGTGGACATCGCCGCCGATCGGGTCGACGCGGCGTGCCGGACGGAACTGGCCCGGCCGTTCGCGCTCGACCGGGAGCCGCCGCTGCGGGCGTCGCTGTTCCGGATCGCCGACGACGAGCACGTCCTCGCGCTCACCGTGCACCACATCGCGACCGACAACTGGTCTCGCGGCGTGATCGGGACGGACCTCGCCGACGCGTACGCCGCCCGGCTCGCGGGATCCGCACCGGACGCGGCTTTGCCCGTCCAGTACGCGGATTACGCCGCTTGGCTGGCCGCCCGCGCACGCGACGAAGACCTGGACTGGTGGTGTGACCGGCTTTCCGGGCTGCCGCCGCTGCTCACGTTGCCGACCGACCGGCCCCGTCCGGCGGTGGCCGGGTGGTCCGGCGGGCACGTCCGGTTCGCGCTCCCCGCCGCGCTCACCGCACGCGTGCGGCGGGTCGCGGCCGAGACGGGCGTGACGCCGTTCATGGTGCTGCTGGCCTGCTGGCAGGAACTGCTCGGCCGCCGCGCCGGTACCGAAGACGTCGCGGTCGGCGTGCCCGAGTCCGGACGGCATCACCCGGACGTCGAGTCGACGGTGGGCTGTTTCGTGAACACGCTCGTGCTGCGCACGGATCTCGGCGGCGATCCGACCGTACGGGAGTTGCTCGGCCGGTCCCGCGAGACCGTGCTCGGCGCTTTCGCGCACGCCGAGACGCCGCTCGAACGGATCATCGAGCGGCTGCGGCCGGAGCGATCCGTGGCCGCGACGCCGATCTTCCAGGTGTTGCTGAACGTCCTCGATCAGCCGGCGACACCGCCCGCCATCCCGGGTGTCGAGGTGACGGCCGTCCGCGACGCGGGCGAGCAGGTGAAGTTCGACCTCAGCCTGGTGCTGGTCAACGACGGCGACACCTATCTCGGTGGCCTCGCCTACCGGGCCGACCTGTTCGACGCCGCCACCGCCGAAGAGATCGTCGCCGACTTCCAGGCGCTCCTGACCGGACTGATGTCCGATGTGGACAATCGAGTCGCCGCGGCCGGTCCGGCCCGCGCCGGGTCCCGCCCGGTCACCGTCCCCAGTCCCGAGCCGGTGACGGGTTCGCGTTCGCTGGAAACGCCTGCAGAGCACCGCGTCGCACAGGCGTGGGCACAGGTGCTCGACGTGTCCGAGATCCACGCCGACGACGACTTCTTCGCCCTCGGCGGCCATTCGTTCACCGCGGTCCGCGCGGTCCGGCTGATCGACGAGCGGTTGCGCGTCATCGACCTGTTCCTGCATCCGACCGTCCGCGAACTGGCCGCCCATCTCGACGCCGGACGGGACACCGACGACGGGCGCCTGCTGCACCGCCTCTCCCCCGCCCGCACGGGCACGCCGGACGTGACGCTCGTCTGCGTGCCCTACGGCGGCGGCTCGGCCGCGGTGTTCCAGCCGCTGGCCACCGAACTCGCCGTCGCCGCACCGGAGATCGACCTGCTCGCCGTCGAGCTGCCGGGCCACGACGTGGCGCGGCCCGACGAGGCGTTCCGCACCGTCGACGAGGTGGTCGACCTGCTGGCCGACGAGATCGGCCGGACCGTCACGGGTCCGGTCGCCGTGTACGGGCACTGCGTCGGTTCGGCGGTGGCCACCGCGCTCGCCGCCCGGCTCGAAGCCGACGGCCGCACCGTCGCCGGGGTGGTCGTGGCGGGCAGCTTCCCCGCCGCACGCCTGCCGGGGAAGCTGTCGGCCTGGCTGCAACGCCGCTTCCCGCGCGAACGCTGGGTCGCGGACCGGCTCTACCGGGACACCCTGCGGGCCACCGGCGGACTGCTGGACGACATGGACGAGGCCGCGAGCGCGGCGATGCTGCACGCGCTGCGGCACGACGCGGGGCAGGCGCAGTCCTGGTTCGGCCGCGCGCTCGACCCGGACGCCGGGCCACAGCCCCGGCTCGTCGCGCCGGTCCTGTGCGTGGCCGGGGCGAGCGACCCGGCGACCGAGCTGTACCAGGAGCGGTACCGGGAGTGGGGTGTGTTCGCCGACCGCGTCGAACTGGCCGTGCTACCCAAGGCCGGGCACTACTTCCTGCGCCACCAGGCCGCCGAGGTCGCCGCACTGCTGCGGGACCGGCTGTCCCGCTGGGCCGCCGGTGACCTGCCGCCGGAAATCGACGACGTCCCGGTCGCCGCGGCCGCGACCCGGCGTGGGCTGCGCGCGTTCTACACCGTGGCGGGTGGCCAAGCCGTGTCGATGATCGGCAACGAACTGAGCGCGTTCGCGCTCGGTGTGTGGGCGTACCAGCTGAGCGGACGCGTCATCGACCTCGCGCTGGTCGTGTTGCTCGCCCGCGTGCCGAGCATGCTGCTGACGCCGGTCGGCGGCGCGCTCGCCGACCGGGTGGACCGCAGGCGGATCATGCTGTGCTGCGACCTGACGAGCGGTGCGGCGATGGCCGTGCTCGCCGTGCTGTTCGCCTTGGGACGGCTGGATCTCGTGACGGTCTGCGCGATCGTCGGCGTCATGTCGGTGGCGTCGGCGTTCCACCGGCCCGCCTACCTGGCGGCGATCGCCCAGCTGGTACCGAAGCCGTATCTGCCGCAGGCCAACGCGCTCGCCGACATGGGCGCCGGGCTCGGCACCGTACTCGGACCCGTCCTCGGCGGTGTCCTCATGGGACTGTCCGGGCTGACCGGGGTCGTCGTGGTCGACGTCGCCACGTTCGCGATCGGCGTGACCACCCTGGTGCTGGTGCGGTTCCCGGACCGGATGTCCTTCACCCGGGTCGAACCGTTCACGAGGGCGGTCACCGGCGGGTGGAAGTTCGTGCTGCGCCGCAAACCGCTGCTGGTGATGATCGGTTATTTCGCGGTGGTCAACTACTTCACCGCCGTGATGTGGGTCGGCCTCACCCCGCTGGTCCTGTCGATCGGCTCGACGGGCGAACTGGGTGTGGTCAGTGCCGTCGGCGGGATCGGCGCGGCGGTCGGCGCGCTCGTCGTGATCACCTGGGGCGGCACCGCGCGCCGGGCCACCGGCATGATCGCGTTCGTCGTCGGCTCCGGGATCGGCGTGGCGCTGATGGGTGCGTGGCCTTCGGTGTTCGTGATCGCGATCGGCCTGTTCGTGCGACTGGCGTGCATGAGCATCGGCAACGCGCACTGGCTGTCGATCATCCAGACGAAGGTCGGCCAGCATCTGCAGGGCCGGGTGCTCGCCATCAACGTCATGCTGGCGACCGCCATGCAACCACTCGGGTTCCTGACCGCGGGACCGCTCGCCGACCTGCTCGGCGGTTTCGCCACGCTGATGGTGGTCTCCGGTGCCGTGCTGGTGGTGTGGGGCGTGCTCGGCCTGCGGTACCGGCCGCTGCACGACATCGAGGAACTGCTGCCGGACGCGGCACCACCCGCGGAGATCGACGCCGACCTCGACCGCGTACAGGCGCTCGCCGACCGGGACCTGGTGCGGTGA